In Actinomadura citrea, a single window of DNA contains:
- a CDS encoding ABC transporter substrate-binding protein gives MSTSRTSVSGTTLSRRRFLQAGTAGAALLGLSACGGGDDAAGGGRKVVLAASTDQRELLRKPLAQFQAAHGVTVEYRTMPADTGAYFDQIRTQFQAGSDDIDVIAGDVSWPAQLAAHGWLADLTPRLAPAARAAFLPATIAANTYRGKLYGVPWFNDAGFLYYRKDLLEKAGYGGPPETWQELQEMALKVKADTKILNGYVFQGARYEGGTVNGTEFIRSSGGDVLRNGKVVIGEPAAVRGLQIARGLVASGASPASVAEFKEDESAGSFVGGKAVFLRSWGYLYSVVSDKTQSKLSRSQVGVTELPVAQQGLPHVNVGGGWNLFLNRESRRKDLAWSLITYLAAEPQQRIWATEGSLMPTLTGLYGDAEVLGTMPVLGRARTVVPHTTTPPISPYYADMSLAMAKHFNASLRGAEPPEQAAAALASELQKIVDHG, from the coding sequence ATGTCGACGTCACGCACGTCCGTGTCCGGCACCACACTGTCCCGCCGTCGATTCCTGCAGGCGGGCACCGCCGGCGCCGCCCTCCTGGGGCTGAGCGCCTGCGGCGGAGGGGACGACGCCGCCGGCGGCGGGCGCAAGGTCGTGCTCGCCGCGTCCACCGACCAGCGCGAGCTGCTCAGGAAACCGCTGGCCCAGTTCCAGGCGGCGCACGGCGTGACCGTCGAGTACCGGACGATGCCGGCGGACACCGGCGCCTACTTCGACCAGATCCGCACGCAGTTCCAGGCGGGCTCCGACGACATCGACGTCATCGCGGGCGACGTCTCCTGGCCCGCGCAACTGGCCGCGCACGGCTGGCTCGCGGACCTGACCCCGCGGCTCGCTCCGGCGGCGCGTGCGGCCTTCCTGCCCGCGACCATCGCCGCCAACACCTACCGCGGCAAGCTCTACGGCGTGCCGTGGTTCAACGACGCCGGCTTCCTCTACTACCGCAAGGACCTCCTGGAGAAGGCCGGGTACGGCGGCCCGCCCGAGACCTGGCAGGAACTCCAGGAGATGGCCCTCAAGGTCAAGGCGGACACGAAGATCCTCAACGGGTACGTCTTCCAGGGCGCGCGGTACGAGGGCGGCACCGTCAACGGGACCGAGTTCATCCGCTCCTCGGGCGGCGACGTCCTGCGGAACGGCAAGGTCGTGATCGGCGAGCCGGCGGCGGTGCGCGGGCTGCAGATCGCACGGGGTCTCGTCGCAAGCGGCGCCTCGCCCGCGAGCGTCGCGGAGTTCAAGGAGGACGAGTCCGCGGGCTCGTTCGTGGGCGGCAAGGCCGTGTTCCTCCGGAGCTGGGGCTACCTGTACAGCGTGGTCTCCGACAAGACCCAGTCGAAACTGAGCCGCTCCCAGGTGGGCGTGACCGAACTGCCGGTCGCGCAGCAGGGTCTGCCGCACGTCAACGTGGGCGGCGGCTGGAACCTCTTCCTCAACCGGGAGTCCCGCCGCAAGGACCTGGCCTGGAGCCTGATCACGTACCTGGCCGCGGAGCCGCAGCAGCGGATCTGGGCGACCGAGGGGTCGCTGATGCCGACGCTGACCGGCCTGTACGGCGACGCCGAGGTCCTCGGGACCATGCCCGTCCTGGGCAGGGCCCGCACGGTCGTGCCGCACACCACGACGCCGCCGATCTCGCCGTACTACGCGGACATGTCGCTGGCGATGGCCAAGCATTTCAACGCCTCGCTGCGCGGGGCCGAACCGCCGGAGCAGGCCGCCGCCGCGCTGGCGTCCGAGCTGCAGAAGATCGTTGACCACGGCTGA